The following are encoded together in the Kribbella sp. CA-293567 genome:
- the brxD gene encoding BREX system ATP-binding protein BrxD codes for MAKDVSSRRRREVINALRRGTVPEYGLDLLAVGLDRFEAAIDEELDTVVDGGAVFKAVRGEYGAGKTFFTRHLAERALRRGFASAEVQISETQTPLHRLETVYRRVTESMRASSIPPSAFRPVLDSWLFTLESDALGADPSLEAAGDAAMAEAVDLLLEKRLGEVSSRTPVFAQALRGYRRAIGAGDRTTADGLAAWMGGQPQVAASAKRAAGIRGELDHFGAMGFLQGLLTVLRDAGHPGLILVLDEVETLQRVRGDVRDKAFNALRQLIDEIDAGRYPGLYLLITGTPAFYDGPSGVSRLAPLAQRLLTDFGTDARFDNPRAVQIRLPGFDHVALVALGHKVRDLYAAGSDHSDRIRSIVDDAYIETLADAVAGAFGGRVGIAPRVFLKKLVVDVLDRVDQYEDFDPRVHYALTVDASELSDVERAARGRSSNNTSSLDDIQLDVGDEA; via the coding sequence ATGGCGAAGGATGTCTCCAGCCGCCGGCGCCGGGAAGTCATCAACGCTCTTCGCCGGGGCACAGTGCCTGAGTATGGGCTCGACCTCCTTGCGGTGGGTCTGGACCGTTTCGAGGCTGCCATCGATGAGGAACTGGACACGGTCGTCGACGGTGGCGCCGTGTTCAAGGCTGTGCGTGGGGAGTACGGCGCGGGCAAGACGTTCTTTACTCGACACCTTGCAGAGCGTGCGCTACGCCGTGGCTTCGCAAGTGCGGAGGTACAGATCTCCGAGACGCAGACCCCGCTGCACCGGCTAGAGACCGTCTATCGCCGGGTGACTGAATCGATGCGAGCCTCGTCGATCCCACCGAGTGCGTTCCGGCCCGTGCTCGACTCGTGGCTCTTCACCCTGGAATCCGATGCACTGGGAGCGGACCCGTCGCTCGAGGCAGCCGGAGATGCAGCCATGGCCGAGGCTGTCGATCTGCTGCTCGAAAAACGACTGGGAGAAGTCAGCTCACGGACACCCGTCTTCGCTCAGGCGCTGAGAGGCTATCGGCGCGCCATAGGCGCTGGTGACCGCACGACCGCGGACGGTCTGGCCGCCTGGATGGGTGGACAGCCGCAGGTTGCAGCCTCGGCGAAGCGTGCGGCCGGGATTCGGGGAGAGCTGGACCACTTCGGAGCAATGGGTTTCTTGCAGGGACTTCTGACCGTGCTCCGCGACGCAGGGCACCCGGGTCTCATCCTCGTGCTCGACGAGGTGGAGACCCTCCAGCGGGTCCGGGGCGACGTGCGCGATAAGGCCTTCAACGCTCTACGACAGCTGATCGACGAGATCGACGCCGGGCGCTACCCGGGCCTTTATCTGCTCATCACCGGAACACCGGCCTTCTATGACGGGCCGTCCGGGGTATCGCGGCTGGCACCACTTGCGCAGCGGTTGTTGACAGACTTCGGCACCGATGCCCGGTTCGACAACCCGCGGGCGGTCCAGATCCGGCTTCCCGGGTTCGACCATGTCGCGCTGGTGGCTCTGGGACACAAGGTGCGTGACCTGTACGCGGCGGGCAGCGATCACAGCGATCGCATACGCTCGATCGTCGATGACGCATACATCGAAACGTTGGCCGATGCGGTTGCGGGAGCCTTTGGTGGCAGGGTCGGCATTGCGCCTCGCGTATTCCTCAAGAAGCTTGTGGTCGACGTCCTCGACCGTGTTGACCAGTACGAGGATTTCGATCCGCGTGTCCACTACGCCCTGACCGTCGACGCATCGGAGCTCTCCGATGTCGAGCGCGCAGCACGAGGGCGCAGCTCCAACAACACCTCGTCCCTAGATGACATCCAATTGGATGTTGGAGACGAGGCCTGA
- a CDS encoding DEAD/DEAH box helicase has product MADVQPFDRLHPVLQHHIVNTLGWSELRPLQSEAIEPLLAGSDAVLLAPTAGGKTEAAMFPLLSRMESERWGGLSVLYVCPLKALLNNLQPRLETYAGWLGRAAYTRHGDTTAGARRHQVLERPSILLTTPESLEAMLVSPLLDAPRMFGELRTVVVDEVHAFAKDDRGWHLLAVLERLAALAGRPLQRVGLSATVGNPAELLEWLQGRTLGSRPATVVAPPVETNVVPELALDYVGNVGNAAAVLAQMHLGEKRLVFADSRRTVEDLAVRLREREVETFVSHSSLSLDERRRAETAFSEARNCVIVSTSTLELGIDVGDLDRVIQIGAPNSVSSLLQRLGRTGRRPGTTRNMTFLALDDVEFARSLGLLLLLSEGFVEAVVAPPEPRHVAAQQFLGAALQNGHIDVDLESTWIAELGLATGDELALIKQWLLDTGHLDVDSGLAFVGPTAERRYGPRNFMELLAIFTAAPEVAVLHGRTEIGSVDPMLLTTKTDGPRVIALAGRPWQVTHIDWKRRRAYVEPSDGLGKSKWSGDPQPYSFELSDAIRRVLLGADPSKTELSRRAVDRLANLRETFDPRVSNNATVIAEESSRLRWWTFAGARANAVLTAAIGQTAPDLLDEWTFSNLNLSLRSDATAVAVRAAMREARSRFGEDLAGVVPEISQQALKKLKFSELLPPQLALQTLAARGADWQGAASVAHKRIENAIPTAK; this is encoded by the coding sequence ATGGCCGATGTACAGCCCTTCGATCGCCTCCATCCGGTCCTTCAGCACCACATCGTCAACACCCTCGGGTGGTCGGAACTCCGCCCTCTGCAGAGTGAGGCCATTGAGCCACTGCTCGCGGGGTCAGACGCCGTACTGCTCGCGCCGACTGCGGGCGGTAAAACCGAGGCCGCAATGTTCCCGTTGCTTAGCCGGATGGAGAGCGAGCGATGGGGAGGACTTTCTGTTCTCTACGTGTGCCCGCTCAAGGCGCTGCTGAACAATCTTCAGCCACGCCTGGAGACATATGCCGGTTGGCTTGGGCGAGCGGCGTACACCCGACACGGCGACACGACTGCAGGCGCGCGCAGGCACCAAGTCCTCGAACGCCCCTCGATCCTGCTTACTACGCCCGAATCGCTCGAGGCCATGCTGGTCTCGCCGCTGCTGGACGCACCGCGGATGTTCGGCGAACTGCGCACGGTCGTTGTGGACGAGGTCCACGCGTTCGCCAAAGACGACCGCGGATGGCACCTACTCGCGGTGCTGGAGCGACTGGCAGCTCTCGCTGGCCGGCCGCTGCAACGAGTGGGGCTCTCCGCAACCGTCGGAAACCCGGCAGAGCTGCTTGAGTGGCTCCAAGGACGGACATTGGGATCGAGGCCTGCCACGGTGGTTGCGCCGCCCGTGGAGACGAATGTGGTTCCCGAGCTAGCCCTCGACTACGTAGGAAACGTTGGCAATGCGGCGGCCGTGTTGGCTCAGATGCACCTTGGCGAGAAGCGGCTCGTCTTCGCCGACTCGAGGCGTACCGTCGAGGATCTGGCGGTTCGGCTACGCGAACGGGAGGTCGAGACTTTCGTATCGCACTCGTCGCTGTCACTGGACGAGCGACGAAGAGCCGAGACCGCCTTCTCCGAGGCACGGAACTGCGTCATTGTCTCGACATCCACACTCGAGCTCGGAATCGACGTAGGAGACCTCGACCGCGTCATCCAAATCGGCGCTCCCAACTCCGTCTCATCCCTGCTGCAGCGACTCGGGCGCACCGGACGCCGCCCGGGAACGACCCGGAACATGACGTTCCTGGCTCTGGATGACGTGGAGTTCGCGCGGTCTTTGGGTCTTCTCCTGTTGCTCAGCGAGGGGTTTGTCGAGGCCGTGGTTGCACCACCTGAGCCAAGACACGTAGCAGCACAGCAGTTCCTCGGAGCTGCCCTACAGAACGGCCATATCGATGTCGACCTCGAGTCGACATGGATAGCCGAGCTCGGGTTGGCGACAGGCGATGAGCTCGCGCTCATCAAGCAGTGGCTCCTCGACACCGGGCATCTGGATGTGGACTCCGGGCTGGCTTTCGTTGGCCCGACGGCAGAACGACGCTATGGGCCACGCAACTTCATGGAGCTGCTGGCGATCTTCACAGCCGCACCCGAGGTCGCTGTGCTGCACGGACGTACAGAGATCGGCAGCGTTGATCCGATGCTGCTGACCACCAAGACCGACGGGCCGCGTGTGATCGCCCTTGCAGGACGGCCGTGGCAGGTGACCCATATCGACTGGAAGCGACGTCGTGCGTACGTCGAACCGAGTGACGGGCTCGGAAAGTCCAAGTGGAGCGGTGATCCCCAGCCATACTCTTTCGAGCTCTCCGACGCGATTCGGCGGGTGCTGCTCGGTGCAGACCCTTCGAAAACAGAGCTGAGCCGGCGTGCAGTCGACCGCCTCGCCAACTTGCGCGAGACCTTCGATCCACGGGTCAGCAATAACGCAACCGTGATCGCAGAGGAGAGCTCACGACTGCGTTGGTGGACCTTCGCGGGGGCTCGAGCCAACGCGGTCTTGACGGCGGCCATCGGCCAAACCGCTCCGGACCTGCTGGATGAGTGGACCTTCAGCAATCTGAACCTCTCGCTACGGTCCGACGCGACGGCCGTCGCGGTCAGGGCCGCCATGCGTGAAGCCCGAAGCCGCTTCGGAGAAGATCTGGCCGGGGTGGTGCCAGAGATCAGCCAACAGGCCCTGAAGAAGCTCAAATTCTCGGAACTTCTGCCGCCCCAACTCGCTCTACAAACCCTGGCCGCACGTGGCGCCGACTGGCAGGGCGCTGCCTCGGTGGCACACAAGCGAATTGAGAACGCGATACCGACTGCGAAATGA
- a CDS encoding DUF6308 family protein: MADWRSTFAEIGFKPSGPFGALRTHVEDVEATVVEDGLGLLRLTFTHITKRSPMQYDVTVPLDIPAQQLAQLLVSAFERAHPKVRAKTASPEATPLDYGIVRVGGALIERERAIGLAREYLTGSATWAYPAYDAYQAQSDPNRIEDADLLAPVLLNVNRLTLKAYYGLQQQRPRLQEWLTEIPQGAQLISAEDKDLKPIRMLFGVLDEHRIPDVRGTILAKILHRKRPGFIPLYDERIRRCYQDTERAPVPPQRGRPWGDFFVALAMAMRKDLVDQHETWSEIADLATNPPISHLRALDIVAWRAAGSLSVGDPLNEPLT; encoded by the coding sequence ATGGCAGACTGGCGCAGCACGTTTGCGGAGATCGGATTCAAGCCGAGTGGCCCGTTCGGTGCCTTGCGGACGCACGTTGAGGATGTTGAAGCTACCGTAGTAGAAGACGGCCTCGGCCTTCTTCGATTGACCTTTACTCACATCACAAAGCGCTCCCCGATGCAATATGACGTCACTGTCCCCCTCGACATACCGGCACAGCAGTTAGCTCAACTACTAGTCAGCGCGTTCGAGCGAGCGCACCCCAAAGTTCGCGCGAAGACGGCGAGCCCAGAGGCCACACCGCTGGACTACGGCATCGTTCGCGTTGGCGGTGCGCTCATTGAACGTGAGCGAGCCATCGGCTTGGCCCGCGAATACCTAACAGGATCTGCCACCTGGGCTTACCCGGCATACGACGCATACCAAGCGCAATCGGACCCGAACCGCATTGAGGACGCAGACTTGCTTGCGCCAGTGTTGCTCAATGTCAACAGGCTCACCCTTAAGGCCTACTACGGTTTGCAGCAACAACGGCCCCGATTGCAGGAGTGGCTGACAGAAATCCCTCAGGGTGCCCAACTGATCAGCGCTGAGGACAAGGATCTTAAGCCGATCCGAATGCTGTTCGGAGTGCTCGACGAGCACAGGATCCCAGACGTCCGGGGGACGATTCTTGCGAAGATCCTGCATCGCAAAAGGCCCGGCTTCATTCCGCTCTACGACGAACGCATCCGCCGCTGTTACCAAGACACTGAGCGGGCACCGGTGCCACCCCAGCGAGGTCGTCCATGGGGCGACTTCTTCGTCGCTCTAGCAATGGCCATGCGCAAGGACCTAGTTGACCAGCACGAAACCTGGTCTGAAATCGCGGACCTCGCTACAAACCCGCCGATCAGCCACCTCCGCGCTCTCGACATAGTCGCCTGGCGTGCCGCCGGCAGCCTCTCGGTCGGAGATCCACTGAACGAGCCTTTGACATAA
- a CDS encoding TY-Chap2 family putative peptide chaperone: MTLSPTVVEAASWRLASEIARRHPQLIRIAREHPGGGQYDVLALRSIAGLDIMLNRSGTIQVHSRHDHGVCDWEPTEWIDYLRNEPREFMRRLEVAAGLPSVAMVPASTPATLVYRVIAGIAATSFMTVRPIEIEPGYVDTSGYGGGPASWLDMFPVSGSLRRPLTDDPFGESGYRFWMCKRPGLMLAFETSSGSAWATTGTPVDLMQTYQSVDRDIDALALTVMRHGAADE; encoded by the coding sequence ATGACCTTAAGTCCGACCGTCGTCGAGGCAGCGTCATGGCGTCTGGCAAGCGAGATTGCCCGTCGGCACCCTCAACTCATTCGTATCGCACGTGAGCATCCTGGCGGCGGTCAATATGATGTATTGGCCCTAAGATCGATTGCCGGATTAGATATTATGCTCAATCGCAGCGGCACAATTCAGGTACACAGTCGTCACGATCATGGCGTCTGCGACTGGGAGCCAACTGAATGGATCGACTATCTGCGCAACGAACCTCGGGAGTTCATGAGGCGACTTGAAGTGGCTGCGGGGCTGCCATCTGTGGCAATGGTGCCGGCGAGTACGCCAGCGACTCTGGTGTACAGGGTCATAGCAGGGATCGCTGCGACGTCGTTCATGACCGTGCGTCCGATCGAGATCGAGCCTGGCTATGTTGACACCTCGGGCTACGGCGGTGGTCCCGCGAGCTGGCTCGATATGTTCCCAGTCAGCGGTAGTCTCCGGCGGCCGCTGACGGATGATCCGTTTGGTGAATCTGGGTATCGGTTCTGGATGTGTAAGCGGCCGGGCCTGATGCTGGCGTTCGAGACGAGCAGCGGCAGTGCGTGGGCAACGACGGGCACGCCAGTTGACCTGATGCAGACTTACCAATCAGTGGATCGTGATATCGACGCACTTGCACTCACAGTCATGCGACATGGGGCTGCCGACGAGTGA